Proteins co-encoded in one Candidatus Thiodictyon syntrophicum genomic window:
- a CDS encoding DUF1257 domain-containing protein has translation MSHFTRVQTVIRDQILLEDTLRQLHHRYQAGERVPIRGYQGNTEYGQVVIDTGSQYDIGFQRQPDATFALCADWWGVRGNTTLREESFAQELNRTYAHLAVKQQVLEQGLIIEEERVLENGEIEILVCERF, from the coding sequence ATGTCCCATTTCACCCGCGTCCAGACGGTCATCCGCGACCAAATCCTGCTGGAGGACACCCTGCGCCAGTTGCACCACCGCTACCAGGCCGGGGAGCGCGTCCCGATCCGCGGCTACCAGGGCAACACCGAGTACGGCCAGGTCGTCATCGACACCGGCAGCCAATACGACATCGGCTTCCAACGCCAACCCGACGCGACCTTCGCCCTCTGCGCCGACTGGTGGGGGGTGCGCGGCAACACTACGCTGCGTGAGGAGAGCTTTGCCCAGGAACTGAACCGCACCTATGCGCACCTCGCGGTCAAGCAGCAGGTGCTGGAACAGGGGCTCATCATCGAGGAGGAGCGGGTGCTGGAGAATGGGGAGATCGAGATCCTGGTGTGCGAGCGATTCTGA
- a CDS encoding protein kinase domain-containing protein, giving the protein MSADGSVRPGERLGDFLIERPLGRGGFKTVYAARNLNQAANGWPEQVAVCVPHAQDEEARELLRNELRVVRTLNHPNIVQELGLAESDGVLFAVMELVEGEPLSTVLAQRGPLPLEEAIEIVRQAGAALDYAHAGLAIHRDIKPANLMRRPDGTVKILDFGLARLMAHSQYRAATRVGSVAYMAPEQFSGAAGLNADLWGLGVTFYQLLTNTLPFPGRDEGSLVRQILYDPPDLTPLATDAFDPRLARVIAKVLEKEPERRYQSAAELLADLRAAQRHGALINHVEGQIEVHLRAHFPLVCLQTYEEERALASLRRVREAMAERRPIELFVWSATTGLCDRDGQPVGGSGGSQSHGDPLLALEHVFRGPDEAIYVFLDMHRHFTPVVVRLIRDAIWTVKRARKSLVFVGPSPVIPEELAADATLLFYPPPELPELERLVEDTAADAGCPEPEGALKETLARALLGLTGREAERVLRRGILSRGALDASVAEAVLADKEQTVRKEGVLEFCRPTVGFGDVGGLTGLKTWFGKRRQAFDPAGRRFGLRPPRGVVLVGVPGCGKSLTAKALAADWQVPLLRLDLGRVYASLLGESEGRLRRALHTAEAVSPCILWIDELEKAFSGLGQARDSGVAKRLFGTFLTWLEDRQAAVFVAATANDIQRLPPEFTRKGRFDEVFFVGLPGADERAGIFRIHLARRQRDPVGFDLPALAAASAGYSGAEIEAAVVAGLYRAFAEDARELTDGDIRAALAESPPLSKARAGELEYLQQWAAGNARAA; this is encoded by the coding sequence ATGAGCGCAGACGGCAGCGTGCGCCCCGGCGAGCGCCTGGGCGATTTCCTGATCGAACGGCCCTTGGGGCGCGGCGGCTTCAAGACCGTCTACGCCGCCCGCAACCTCAACCAGGCCGCCAACGGCTGGCCGGAGCAGGTGGCGGTATGCGTGCCCCACGCCCAGGACGAGGAGGCGCGCGAACTGCTGCGCAACGAGCTGCGGGTGGTGCGTACCCTGAACCATCCGAATATCGTCCAGGAGCTAGGCCTGGCGGAGTCCGACGGCGTGCTGTTCGCGGTCATGGAACTGGTGGAGGGTGAGCCGCTCAGCACCGTGCTGGCCCAGCGCGGCCCGCTGCCCCTGGAGGAGGCGATCGAGATCGTCCGCCAGGCCGGCGCGGCCCTGGACTATGCCCACGCCGGGCTCGCCATCCACCGCGACATCAAGCCCGCCAACCTGATGCGGCGTCCGGACGGGACCGTGAAGATCCTGGACTTCGGCCTGGCGCGGCTGATGGCCCACTCCCAGTACCGCGCGGCGACCCGGGTTGGATCGGTCGCCTACATGGCCCCGGAGCAGTTCTCCGGCGCTGCCGGGCTCAACGCGGACCTGTGGGGCCTGGGGGTGACCTTCTATCAACTGCTGACCAACACCCTGCCCTTCCCGGGCCGGGACGAGGGCAGCCTGGTGCGCCAGATCCTCTACGATCCGCCGGACCTGACGCCGCTCGCCACCGACGCCTTCGACCCGCGCCTGGCCCGGGTGATCGCCAAGGTGCTGGAGAAGGAGCCGGAACGGCGCTATCAGAGCGCCGCAGAGCTGCTCGCGGATCTCCGCGCCGCCCAGCGTCACGGCGCCCTGATCAACCATGTGGAGGGGCAGATCGAGGTCCACCTGCGCGCCCATTTCCCGCTGGTCTGTCTCCAGACCTACGAGGAGGAGCGGGCGCTCGCCTCGCTGCGGCGGGTGCGCGAGGCGATGGCCGAGCGGCGCCCGATCGAGCTGTTCGTCTGGAGCGCGACCACCGGGCTGTGCGACCGCGACGGCCAGCCGGTGGGCGGGTCGGGCGGCTCCCAGTCGCACGGCGATCCGCTGCTGGCGCTGGAGCACGTCTTCCGCGGTCCGGACGAGGCGATCTATGTGTTCCTGGACATGCACCGGCACTTCACCCCGGTGGTCGTGCGCCTGATCCGCGATGCCATCTGGACGGTGAAGCGCGCCCGCAAGAGCCTGGTCTTCGTCGGCCCCTCGCCGGTGATCCCGGAGGAGCTGGCGGCCGACGCCACCCTGCTCTTCTACCCGCCGCCGGAGCTGCCGGAGCTGGAGCGGCTGGTGGAGGACACCGCCGCGGACGCCGGCTGCCCTGAACCCGAGGGAGCACTCAAGGAGACCCTGGCGCGGGCGCTGCTCGGGCTCACCGGGCGCGAAGCCGAGCGGGTGCTGCGCCGCGGCATCCTGAGCCGCGGTGCACTGGACGCCAGCGTGGCCGAGGCGGTGCTGGCGGACAAGGAGCAGACGGTGCGCAAGGAGGGGGTGCTGGAGTTCTGCCGACCGACGGTGGGCTTCGGCGATGTCGGCGGGCTGACCGGGCTCAAGACCTGGTTCGGCAAGCGCCGCCAGGCCTTCGACCCCGCCGGCCGGCGCTTCGGGCTGCGGCCGCCGCGCGGGGTGGTGCTGGTGGGGGTGCCGGGCTGCGGCAAGAGCCTGACCGCCAAGGCCCTGGCGGCGGACTGGCAGGTGCCCCTGCTGCGCCTGGATTTGGGCCGGGTCTACGCCTCCCTGCTCGGCGAGTCCGAGGGACGGTTGCGCCGCGCCCTGCACACCGCCGAGGCGGTGAGCCCCTGCATCCTGTGGATCGACGAACTGGAGAAGGCCTTCAGCGGGCTGGGTCAGGCGCGCGACAGCGGCGTGGCCAAGCGGCTCTTCGGCACCTTCCTGACCTGGCTGGAGGACCGCCAGGCGGCGGTCTTCGTCGCCGCCACCGCCAACGACATCCAGCGCCTGCCGCCGGAGTTCACCCGCAAGGGACGCTTCGATGAGGTTTTCTTCGTCGGTCTGCCGGGGGCCGACGAGCGGGCGGGGATCTTCCGCATCCACCTCGCCCGCCGCCAGCGCGACCCGGTCGGCTTCGACCTCCCCGCCTTGGCGGCGGCGAGCGCGGGCTACTCCGGCGCTGAGATCGAGGCGGCCGTGGTCGCCGGGCTCTATCGGGCCTTTGCCGAGGACGCGCGGGAGTTGACCGATGGCGACATCCGCGCAGCCCTGGCCGAGTCGCCACCGCTCTCGAAGGCGCGGGCGGGGGAGCTTGAGTACCTGCAACAGTGGGCGGCGGGCAATGCAAGGGCGGCGTAG
- a CDS encoding helix-turn-helix domain-containing protein: MTEEEILTLQDLSVYLKIAEKTLYGYAQKGTIPGIKIGSAWRFRKADIDAWLEDRRKLTESSRRPAKKPGGEHP; encoded by the coding sequence ATGACCGAAGAAGAAATCCTCACCCTCCAAGACCTCTCCGTCTATCTCAAGATCGCCGAAAAGACCCTCTACGGCTACGCCCAGAAGGGAACCATCCCCGGCATCAAGATCGGCTCGGCCTGGCGCTTCCGTAAGGCCGACATCGACGCCTGGCTGGAGGATCGGCGCAAGCTCACCGAGTCCTCCCGCCGGCCCGCGAAGAAACCTGGGGGTGAACACCCATGA
- a CDS encoding formylglycine-generating enzyme family protein, which translates to MLIKPLKIIREHAPGQYVIEHPLAVNQRDGSILVYVPEGEFEMGDDQDSGGGVGSGCPKHRVYLSDFWIGVYPVTNVQYLRFVEATGHRAPDRTDRGDPIWVGRSFPAAKADHPVVGISWDDAQAYAKWAGCELPTEAQWEKAARGREGLIYPWGRDWDANKCRHLQNKGGETTCQAYDHPGGVSSYGTYNQSGNIWEWCADWREDGYYGNSPERDPTGPETGSVRVIRGGSFEHLDELDFRGATRFGQCQSDGRVFSLGFRIAKSASLSCSS; encoded by the coding sequence ATGCTTATCAAGCCATTAAAGATCATCCGGGAGCACGCGCCCGGCCAATATGTTATTGAGCACCCGCTCGCGGTCAATCAGAGGGATGGCTCGATTTTGGTCTATGTCCCCGAAGGGGAGTTTGAGATGGGAGACGATCAGGATTCCGGCGGGGGGGTCGGAAGTGGCTGTCCCAAACATCGCGTTTATCTTTCGGACTTCTGGATCGGGGTTTATCCTGTGACCAATGTGCAGTATCTCAGATTCGTGGAAGCGACCGGGCATCGGGCGCCGGATCGAACAGATAGGGGAGATCCGATCTGGGTCGGTCGCAGCTTCCCGGCAGCGAAGGCCGATCACCCGGTAGTCGGCATTTCCTGGGATGACGCGCAGGCCTATGCAAAGTGGGCTGGTTGCGAGTTGCCCACGGAAGCGCAGTGGGAAAAGGCGGCACGGGGGCGTGAGGGCTTGATTTATCCCTGGGGCCGGGACTGGGACGCAAACAAATGCCGACACCTCCAAAACAAAGGTGGCGAGACCACCTGTCAAGCATACGACCATCCTGGCGGGGTATCCAGTTACGGGACTTACAACCAGAGTGGCAACATCTGGGAGTGGTGCGCGGATTGGCGGGAAGACGGCTATTACGGTAACTCCCCAGAGCGCGACCCAACAGGGCCGGAGACAGGCTCCGTACGTGTGATCCGTGGCGGGAGTTTTGAGCACTTAGATGAATTAGATTTCCGGGGCGCGACTCGTTTCGGGCAGTGCCAAAGCGATGGTCGCGTTTTCTCGCTTGGTTTTCGTATCGCGAAGAGCGCTTCGCTCTCCTGTTCTTCATGA
- a CDS encoding AAA family ATPase produces MTFAEDLKLHFDARIAIVNVVTTEEARVLAEIEALCRGPGWPADEGLYTWDIADQFTCLKPAKVPFDDKREATPDTILRMLRDYPGGATFVLKDFHQVWEAKRGTLRGLRNLAASLPARSPRKSILITTPEHCLPAELKHDLPVLELAKPDAAEMDALLERTVGDVGALRQVTPGLRAKLVEAALGLTSTQARRVFQKAVVSGRGGRLDERCIDLIVEEKRAIIRESGALELYPFVEQEDRIGGLESLKDWLAKRRLAFSEAARDYGLDLPRGVALIGIPGTGKSLCAKVAAGMWKLPLLRLDMGAVFGGILGSSEKNIREAMQIAEVIAPCVLWVDEIEKAFAGSAGDSGTSSRVLGTFLTWMQEKQTPVFVFATANDVERLPPEFLRKGRFDELFFLDLPTGREREQILEVHLNRKGLPMVRSRFDLPAIARATEGFVGAELEAVVKDGMFAPFMDGQREIETEDLLRAAGDMVPLAKSHRERIERLRQLVLRGEARNASKVGAADEVKVEKVRGERLLDL; encoded by the coding sequence ATGACTTTCGCAGAAGACCTGAAACTCCACTTCGACGCCCGCATCGCCATCGTCAACGTGGTCACCACCGAGGAGGCGCGCGTGCTCGCCGAGATCGAGGCCCTGTGCCGCGGTCCCGGCTGGCCGGCGGACGAGGGGCTCTACACCTGGGATATCGCCGACCAGTTCACCTGCCTCAAGCCCGCCAAGGTGCCCTTCGACGACAAGCGCGAGGCGACCCCGGACACCATCCTGCGGATGCTGCGCGACTACCCCGGCGGGGCGACCTTCGTGCTGAAGGACTTCCATCAGGTGTGGGAGGCCAAGCGCGGGACCCTGCGCGGCCTGCGCAACCTGGCCGCCAGCCTGCCGGCGCGCAGCCCGCGCAAGAGCATCCTCATCACCACCCCGGAGCATTGCCTGCCGGCGGAGCTGAAACACGACCTGCCCGTCCTGGAACTGGCTAAGCCCGACGCGGCGGAGATGGACGCCCTGCTGGAGCGCACCGTCGGCGACGTCGGCGCCCTGCGCCAGGTCACACCGGGGCTGCGTGCCAAGCTGGTGGAGGCGGCGCTCGGCCTCACCAGCACCCAGGCGCGGCGGGTCTTCCAGAAGGCGGTGGTCAGTGGCCGCGGCGGGCGGCTCGACGAGCGCTGCATCGACCTGATCGTCGAGGAGAAGCGCGCCATCATCCGGGAGAGCGGCGCCCTGGAACTCTATCCCTTCGTTGAACAGGAGGACCGCATCGGCGGCCTGGAATCGCTCAAGGACTGGCTGGCCAAGCGGCGGCTCGCCTTCAGCGAGGCGGCGCGCGACTACGGCCTGGACCTGCCGCGCGGTGTGGCCCTGATCGGCATCCCCGGCACCGGTAAGAGCCTGTGCGCCAAGGTTGCCGCCGGGATGTGGAAGCTGCCGCTGCTGCGCCTGGACATGGGTGCGGTATTCGGCGGCATCCTGGGGTCCTCGGAGAAGAACATCCGCGAGGCGATGCAGATCGCCGAGGTCATCGCCCCCTGCGTGCTCTGGGTCGACGAGATCGAGAAGGCCTTCGCCGGCTCCGCCGGTGACAGCGGCACCTCCAGCCGGGTGCTGGGCACCTTCCTCACCTGGATGCAGGAGAAGCAGACCCCGGTTTTCGTCTTCGCCACCGCCAACGACGTGGAGCGCCTGCCGCCCGAGTTCCTGCGCAAGGGGCGCTTTGACGAGCTGTTCTTCCTCGACCTGCCCACGGGGCGGGAGCGCGAGCAGATCCTGGAGGTGCACTTGAACCGCAAGGGCCTGCCGATGGTGCGCAGCCGTTTCGACCTGCCGGCCATCGCCCGCGCCACCGAGGGCTTCGTCGGCGCCGAGCTGGAGGCCGTGGTCAAGGACGGCATGTTCGCCCCCTTCATGGACGGCCAGCGCGAGATCGAGACCGAGGACCTGCTGCGCGCCGCCGGCGACATGGTGCCGCTGGCCAAGTCGCACCGCGAGCGCATCGAGCGGCTGCGCCAGTTGGTCCTGCGCGGGGAGGCGCGCAATGCCTCCAAGGTCGGGGCGGCGGATGAGGTGAAGGTGGAGAAGGTGCGGGGGGAGCGGTTGTTGGATCTCTAG
- a CDS encoding 4Fe-4S single cluster domain-containing protein, producing the protein MRVAAYLPRSRANGPGLRSVLWVQGCPQRCPGCFNPAFLPCDGGRVVPVVAVADWVLAAPDTEGLSLSGGEPFAQAAPLADLAERVRAAGKGVLIFTGHTAAALRTDTDADTRRLLAAADLLVAGPYRQESPIRHPLLASANQELIFLTGRYRHAELGPRRTEFRIGADGAMTVTGFPLSPSPPDPLPLGGRGRPAAIFLPSPRGGGAGGEGRSRQQSAFMRTTR; encoded by the coding sequence GTGCGGGTCGCCGCCTACCTCCCCCGCTCCCGCGCCAACGGCCCCGGCCTGCGCTCGGTGCTGTGGGTGCAGGGCTGCCCGCAACGCTGCCCCGGTTGCTTCAACCCGGCGTTTCTGCCCTGCGACGGCGGCCGGGTGGTGCCGGTCGTCGCGGTTGCCGACTGGGTCTTGGCCGCGCCGGACACCGAGGGCCTGAGTCTCTCCGGCGGCGAGCCCTTCGCCCAGGCCGCGCCCTTGGCTGACCTGGCCGAGCGGGTCCGGGCGGCGGGCAAGGGCGTGCTGATCTTTACCGGCCACACCGCCGCGGCCCTGCGCACGGACACGGACGCCGACACCCGCCGGTTGCTCGCCGCCGCCGACCTGCTGGTGGCCGGACCCTACCGGCAGGAGTCCCCGATCCGCCACCCGCTGCTGGCGAGCGCCAATCAGGAACTGATCTTCCTGACCGGGCGCTATCGGCACGCTGAGTTGGGGCCGCGGCGCACGGAGTTTCGGATCGGGGCCGATGGGGCTATGACCGTGACCGGATTTCCCCTCTCCCCCTCTCCCCCCGACCCCCTCCCCCTCGGGGGGAGGGGGAGACCCGCGGCCATCTTCCTCCCCTCCCCCCGAGGGGGAGGGGCCGGGGGAGAGGGGAGAAGCCGGCAGCAAAGTGCTTTCATGAGGACAACCAGATGA